Proteins from one Panicum virgatum strain AP13 chromosome 7K, P.virgatum_v5, whole genome shotgun sequence genomic window:
- the LOC120641236 gene encoding uncharacterized protein LOC120641236 isoform X2, which translates to MGKTCMLICCPCKFPTNKESLPLIKICNYLKLIRRHFVFMIEGKQRRRRRENELLCLAKGVWFSMCFCRITSPLSSVPMSRWMGALSTRASGTRQVSVIRLQEIEAEDHIRLRPLCYRGVDVFILSSLVSRKSYENVLKKCPIQHGVIYRHNISIYSTPCIVSRCRYLPAGCAIMSLVSVSMGYSLENRPCLLRA; encoded by the exons ATGGGGAAGACCTGCATGCTCATCTGTTGCCCCTGCAAGTTCCCCACG AACAAAGAATCCTTGCCATTAATCAAGATATGTAACTACCTGAAGCTCATCAGAAGGCACTTTGTTTTTATGATAGAAGGAAAACAGAGACGGAGAAGAAGGGAAAATGAACTACTGTGCTTAGCTAAG GGCGTGTGGTTTTCTATGTGCTTTTGCAGGATTACATCCCCACTGTCTTCAGTGCCAATGTCTCGGTGGATGGGAGCACTGTCAACTCGGGCCTCTGGGACACGGCAGGTGAGCGTGATCAGATTACAAGAGATTGAGGCA GAGGATCACATCAGATTGAGGCCTCTTTGCTACAGGGGTGTGGATGTGTTCATCCTCTCCTCTCTGGTCAGCAGGAAAAGCTATGAGAATGTCTTGAAGAAG TGTCCAATCCAACATGGGGTTATCTACAGGCACAACATTTCCATCTACAGTACACCATGTATTGTTTCTCGCTGCAGATACTTGCCTGCAGGGTGTGCCATCATGAG TCTGGTGTCAGTTAGTATGGGTTACTCACTTGAGAATCGACCCTGCCTGCTCCGTGCTTGA
- the LOC120641236 gene encoding uncharacterized protein LOC120641236 isoform X8 — protein sequence MGKTCMLICCPCKFPTVRNKESLPLIKICNYLKLIRRHFVFMIEGKQRRRRRENELLCLAKGVWFSMCFCRITSPLSSVPMSRWMGALSTRASGTRQVSVIRLQEIEAEDHIRLRPLCYRGVDVFILSSLVSRKSYENVLKKAQHFHLQYTMYCFSLQILACRVCHHESGVS from the exons ATGGGGAAGACCTGCATGCTCATCTGTTGCCCCTGCAAGTTCCCCACGGTTAGG AACAAAGAATCCTTGCCATTAATCAAGATATGTAACTACCTGAAGCTCATCAGAAGGCACTTTGTTTTTATGATAGAAGGAAAACAGAGACGGAGAAGAAGGGAAAATGAACTACTGTGCTTAGCTAAG GGCGTGTGGTTTTCTATGTGCTTTTGCAGGATTACATCCCCACTGTCTTCAGTGCCAATGTCTCGGTGGATGGGAGCACTGTCAACTCGGGCCTCTGGGACACGGCAGGTGAGCGTGATCAGATTACAAGAGATTGAGGCA GAGGATCACATCAGATTGAGGCCTCTTTGCTACAGGGGTGTGGATGTGTTCATCCTCTCCTCTCTGGTCAGCAGGAAAAGCTATGAGAATGTCTTGAAGAAG GCACAACATTTCCATCTACAGTACACCATGTATTGTTTCTCGCTGCAGATACTTGCCTGCAGGGTGTGCCATCATGAG TCTGGTGTCAGTTAG
- the LOC120641236 gene encoding uncharacterized protein LOC120641236 isoform X6 has translation MGKTCMLICCPCKFPTVRNKESLPLIKICNYLKLIRRHFVFMIEGKQRRRRRENELLCLAKGVWFSMCFCRITSPLSSVPMSRWMGALSTRASGTRQVSVIRLQEIEAEDHIRLRPLCYRGVDVFILSSLVSRKSYENVLKKAQHFHLQYTMYCFSLQILACRVCHHEHSKQVELDEPYK, from the exons ATGGGGAAGACCTGCATGCTCATCTGTTGCCCCTGCAAGTTCCCCACGGTTAGG AACAAAGAATCCTTGCCATTAATCAAGATATGTAACTACCTGAAGCTCATCAGAAGGCACTTTGTTTTTATGATAGAAGGAAAACAGAGACGGAGAAGAAGGGAAAATGAACTACTGTGCTTAGCTAAG GGCGTGTGGTTTTCTATGTGCTTTTGCAGGATTACATCCCCACTGTCTTCAGTGCCAATGTCTCGGTGGATGGGAGCACTGTCAACTCGGGCCTCTGGGACACGGCAGGTGAGCGTGATCAGATTACAAGAGATTGAGGCA GAGGATCACATCAGATTGAGGCCTCTTTGCTACAGGGGTGTGGATGTGTTCATCCTCTCCTCTCTGGTCAGCAGGAAAAGCTATGAGAATGTCTTGAAGAAG GCACAACATTTCCATCTACAGTACACCATGTATTGTTTCTCGCTGCAGATACTTGCCTGCAGGGTGTGCCATCATGAG cACAGCAAGCAGGTTGAGTTAGATGAACCATACAAATGA
- the LOC120641236 gene encoding uncharacterized protein LOC120641236 isoform X7 — MGKTCMLICCPCKFPTVRNKESLPLIKICNYLKLIRRHFVFMIEGKQRRRRRENELLCLAKGVWFSMCFCRITSPLSSVPMSRWMGALSTRASGTRQVSVIRLQEIEAEDHIRLRPLCYRGVDVFILSSLVSRKSYENVLKKFSVQSNMGLSTGTTFPSTVHHVLFLAADTCLQGVPS; from the exons ATGGGGAAGACCTGCATGCTCATCTGTTGCCCCTGCAAGTTCCCCACGGTTAGG AACAAAGAATCCTTGCCATTAATCAAGATATGTAACTACCTGAAGCTCATCAGAAGGCACTTTGTTTTTATGATAGAAGGAAAACAGAGACGGAGAAGAAGGGAAAATGAACTACTGTGCTTAGCTAAG GGCGTGTGGTTTTCTATGTGCTTTTGCAGGATTACATCCCCACTGTCTTCAGTGCCAATGTCTCGGTGGATGGGAGCACTGTCAACTCGGGCCTCTGGGACACGGCAGGTGAGCGTGATCAGATTACAAGAGATTGAGGCA GAGGATCACATCAGATTGAGGCCTCTTTGCTACAGGGGTGTGGATGTGTTCATCCTCTCCTCTCTGGTCAGCAGGAAAAGCTATGAGAATGTCTTGAAGAAG TTCAGTGTCCAATCCAACATGGGGTTATCTACAGGCACAACATTTCCATCTACAGTACACCATGTATTGTTTCTCGCTGCAGATACTTGCCTGCAGGGTGTGCCATCATGA
- the LOC120641236 gene encoding uncharacterized protein LOC120641236 isoform X11 → MGKTCMLICCPCKFPTVRNKESLPLIKICNYLKLIRRHFVFMIEGKQRRRRRENELLCLAKGVWFSMCFCRITSPLSSVPMSRWMGALSTRASGTRQEDHIRLRPLCYRGVDVFILSSLVSRKSYENVLKKFSVQSNMGLSTGTTFPSTVHHVLFLAADTCLQGVPS, encoded by the exons ATGGGGAAGACCTGCATGCTCATCTGTTGCCCCTGCAAGTTCCCCACGGTTAGG AACAAAGAATCCTTGCCATTAATCAAGATATGTAACTACCTGAAGCTCATCAGAAGGCACTTTGTTTTTATGATAGAAGGAAAACAGAGACGGAGAAGAAGGGAAAATGAACTACTGTGCTTAGCTAAG GGCGTGTGGTTTTCTATGTGCTTTTGCAGGATTACATCCCCACTGTCTTCAGTGCCAATGTCTCGGTGGATGGGAGCACTGTCAACTCGGGCCTCTGGGACACGGCAG GAGGATCACATCAGATTGAGGCCTCTTTGCTACAGGGGTGTGGATGTGTTCATCCTCTCCTCTCTGGTCAGCAGGAAAAGCTATGAGAATGTCTTGAAGAAG TTCAGTGTCCAATCCAACATGGGGTTATCTACAGGCACAACATTTCCATCTACAGTACACCATGTATTGTTTCTCGCTGCAGATACTTGCCTGCAGGGTGTGCCATCATGA
- the LOC120641236 gene encoding uncharacterized protein LOC120641236 isoform X9, giving the protein MGKTCMLICCPCKFPTVRNKESLPLIKICNYLKLIRRHFVFMIEGKQRRRRRENELLCLAKGVWFSMCFCRITSPLSSVPMSRWMGALSTRASGTRQVSVIRLQEIEAEDHIRLRPLCYRGVDVFILSSLVSRKSYENVLKKAQHFHLQYTMYCFSLQILACRVCHHEQAG; this is encoded by the exons ATGGGGAAGACCTGCATGCTCATCTGTTGCCCCTGCAAGTTCCCCACGGTTAGG AACAAAGAATCCTTGCCATTAATCAAGATATGTAACTACCTGAAGCTCATCAGAAGGCACTTTGTTTTTATGATAGAAGGAAAACAGAGACGGAGAAGAAGGGAAAATGAACTACTGTGCTTAGCTAAG GGCGTGTGGTTTTCTATGTGCTTTTGCAGGATTACATCCCCACTGTCTTCAGTGCCAATGTCTCGGTGGATGGGAGCACTGTCAACTCGGGCCTCTGGGACACGGCAGGTGAGCGTGATCAGATTACAAGAGATTGAGGCA GAGGATCACATCAGATTGAGGCCTCTTTGCTACAGGGGTGTGGATGTGTTCATCCTCTCCTCTCTGGTCAGCAGGAAAAGCTATGAGAATGTCTTGAAGAAG GCACAACATTTCCATCTACAGTACACCATGTATTGTTTCTCGCTGCAGATACTTGCCTGCAGGGTGTGCCATCATGAG CAAGCAGGTTGA
- the LOC120641236 gene encoding uncharacterized protein LOC120641236 isoform X10: MGKTCMLICCPCKFPTVRNKESLPLIKICNYLKLIRRHFVFMIEGKQRRRRRENELLCLAKGVWFSMCFCRITSPLSSVPMSRWMGALSTRASGTRQEDHIRLRPLCYRGVDVFILSSLVSRKSYENVLKKAQHFHLQYTMYCFSLQILACRVCHHEHSKQVELDEPYK; this comes from the exons ATGGGGAAGACCTGCATGCTCATCTGTTGCCCCTGCAAGTTCCCCACGGTTAGG AACAAAGAATCCTTGCCATTAATCAAGATATGTAACTACCTGAAGCTCATCAGAAGGCACTTTGTTTTTATGATAGAAGGAAAACAGAGACGGAGAAGAAGGGAAAATGAACTACTGTGCTTAGCTAAG GGCGTGTGGTTTTCTATGTGCTTTTGCAGGATTACATCCCCACTGTCTTCAGTGCCAATGTCTCGGTGGATGGGAGCACTGTCAACTCGGGCCTCTGGGACACGGCAG GAGGATCACATCAGATTGAGGCCTCTTTGCTACAGGGGTGTGGATGTGTTCATCCTCTCCTCTCTGGTCAGCAGGAAAAGCTATGAGAATGTCTTGAAGAAG GCACAACATTTCCATCTACAGTACACCATGTATTGTTTCTCGCTGCAGATACTTGCCTGCAGGGTGTGCCATCATGAG cACAGCAAGCAGGTTGAGTTAGATGAACCATACAAATGA
- the LOC120641236 gene encoding uncharacterized protein LOC120641236 isoform X5: MGKTCMLICCPCKFPTVRNKESLPLIKICNYLKLIRRHFVFMIEGKQRRRRRENELLCLAKGVWFSMCFCRITSPLSSVPMSRWMGALSTRASGTRQVSVIRLQEIEAEDHIRLRPLCYRGVDVFILSSLVSRKSYENVLKKCPIQHGVIYRHNISIYSTPCIVSRCRYLPAGCAIMSTASRLS; the protein is encoded by the exons ATGGGGAAGACCTGCATGCTCATCTGTTGCCCCTGCAAGTTCCCCACGGTTAGG AACAAAGAATCCTTGCCATTAATCAAGATATGTAACTACCTGAAGCTCATCAGAAGGCACTTTGTTTTTATGATAGAAGGAAAACAGAGACGGAGAAGAAGGGAAAATGAACTACTGTGCTTAGCTAAG GGCGTGTGGTTTTCTATGTGCTTTTGCAGGATTACATCCCCACTGTCTTCAGTGCCAATGTCTCGGTGGATGGGAGCACTGTCAACTCGGGCCTCTGGGACACGGCAGGTGAGCGTGATCAGATTACAAGAGATTGAGGCA GAGGATCACATCAGATTGAGGCCTCTTTGCTACAGGGGTGTGGATGTGTTCATCCTCTCCTCTCTGGTCAGCAGGAAAAGCTATGAGAATGTCTTGAAGAAG TGTCCAATCCAACATGGGGTTATCTACAGGCACAACATTTCCATCTACAGTACACCATGTATTGTTTCTCGCTGCAGATACTTGCCTGCAGGGTGTGCCATCATGAG cACAGCAAGCAGGTTGAGTTAG
- the LOC120641236 gene encoding uncharacterized protein LOC120641236 isoform X3: MGKTCMLICCPCKFPTVRNKESLPLIKICNYLKLIRRHFVFMIEGKQRRRRRENELLCLAKGVWFSMCFCRITSPLSSVPMSRWMGALSTRASGTRQVSVIRLQEIEAEDHIRLRPLCYRGVDVFILSSLVSRKSYENVLKKCPIQHGVIYRHNISIYSTPCIVSRCRYLPAGCAIMSKQVELDEPYK; the protein is encoded by the exons ATGGGGAAGACCTGCATGCTCATCTGTTGCCCCTGCAAGTTCCCCACGGTTAGG AACAAAGAATCCTTGCCATTAATCAAGATATGTAACTACCTGAAGCTCATCAGAAGGCACTTTGTTTTTATGATAGAAGGAAAACAGAGACGGAGAAGAAGGGAAAATGAACTACTGTGCTTAGCTAAG GGCGTGTGGTTTTCTATGTGCTTTTGCAGGATTACATCCCCACTGTCTTCAGTGCCAATGTCTCGGTGGATGGGAGCACTGTCAACTCGGGCCTCTGGGACACGGCAGGTGAGCGTGATCAGATTACAAGAGATTGAGGCA GAGGATCACATCAGATTGAGGCCTCTTTGCTACAGGGGTGTGGATGTGTTCATCCTCTCCTCTCTGGTCAGCAGGAAAAGCTATGAGAATGTCTTGAAGAAG TGTCCAATCCAACATGGGGTTATCTACAGGCACAACATTTCCATCTACAGTACACCATGTATTGTTTCTCGCTGCAGATACTTGCCTGCAGGGTGTGCCATCATGAG CAAGCAGGTTGAGTTAGATGAACCATACAAATGA
- the LOC120641236 gene encoding uncharacterized protein LOC120641236 isoform X1, whose translation MGKTCMLICCPCKFPTVRNKESLPLIKICNYLKLIRRHFVFMIEGKQRRRRRENELLCLAKGVWFSMCFCRITSPLSSVPMSRWMGALSTRASGTRQVSVIRLQEIEAEDHIRLRPLCYRGVDVFILSSLVSRKSYENVLKKCPIQHGVIYRHNISIYSTPCIVSRCRYLPAGCAIMSLVSVSMGYSLENRPCLLRA comes from the exons ATGGGGAAGACCTGCATGCTCATCTGTTGCCCCTGCAAGTTCCCCACGGTTAGG AACAAAGAATCCTTGCCATTAATCAAGATATGTAACTACCTGAAGCTCATCAGAAGGCACTTTGTTTTTATGATAGAAGGAAAACAGAGACGGAGAAGAAGGGAAAATGAACTACTGTGCTTAGCTAAG GGCGTGTGGTTTTCTATGTGCTTTTGCAGGATTACATCCCCACTGTCTTCAGTGCCAATGTCTCGGTGGATGGGAGCACTGTCAACTCGGGCCTCTGGGACACGGCAGGTGAGCGTGATCAGATTACAAGAGATTGAGGCA GAGGATCACATCAGATTGAGGCCTCTTTGCTACAGGGGTGTGGATGTGTTCATCCTCTCCTCTCTGGTCAGCAGGAAAAGCTATGAGAATGTCTTGAAGAAG TGTCCAATCCAACATGGGGTTATCTACAGGCACAACATTTCCATCTACAGTACACCATGTATTGTTTCTCGCTGCAGATACTTGCCTGCAGGGTGTGCCATCATGAG TCTGGTGTCAGTTAGTATGGGTTACTCACTTGAGAATCGACCCTGCCTGCTCCGTGCTTGA
- the LOC120641236 gene encoding uncharacterized protein LOC120641236 isoform X4, producing the protein MGKTCMLICCPCKFPTVRNKESLPLIKICNYLKLIRRHFVFMIEGKQRRRRRENELLCLAKGVWFSMCFCRITSPLSSVPMSRWMGALSTRASGTRQEDHIRLRPLCYRGVDVFILSSLVSRKSYENVLKKCPIQHGVIYRHNISIYSTPCIVSRCRYLPAGCAIMSLVSVSMGYSLENRPCLLRA; encoded by the exons ATGGGGAAGACCTGCATGCTCATCTGTTGCCCCTGCAAGTTCCCCACGGTTAGG AACAAAGAATCCTTGCCATTAATCAAGATATGTAACTACCTGAAGCTCATCAGAAGGCACTTTGTTTTTATGATAGAAGGAAAACAGAGACGGAGAAGAAGGGAAAATGAACTACTGTGCTTAGCTAAG GGCGTGTGGTTTTCTATGTGCTTTTGCAGGATTACATCCCCACTGTCTTCAGTGCCAATGTCTCGGTGGATGGGAGCACTGTCAACTCGGGCCTCTGGGACACGGCAG GAGGATCACATCAGATTGAGGCCTCTTTGCTACAGGGGTGTGGATGTGTTCATCCTCTCCTCTCTGGTCAGCAGGAAAAGCTATGAGAATGTCTTGAAGAAG TGTCCAATCCAACATGGGGTTATCTACAGGCACAACATTTCCATCTACAGTACACCATGTATTGTTTCTCGCTGCAGATACTTGCCTGCAGGGTGTGCCATCATGAG TCTGGTGTCAGTTAGTATGGGTTACTCACTTGAGAATCGACCCTGCCTGCTCCGTGCTTGA
- the LOC120641238 gene encoding F-box protein At1g70590-like: MDAGSQTWPPPAPSPPPFSSRLRASPSPHRRRRRHSKKQHKPPPAEPPPPPTPAPAPAPQGADFSALPPELVHRALAASCASDVAAASRACRAWRDALRPLREAAVLHAYGRRVKHGPVAGAAARGVGVGGGGRIDTERQRALGLFQRAARLGSAAAMVDAGLMCWEEGRREEAVEYYRSAAELGHPVGMCNLGVSYLEADPPKAEQAIRWFYPSASAGNARAQYNLGLCLQNGKGIKRNQKEAAKWYLRAAEGGNVRAMYNISLCYSYGEGLAQDPVRAKRWLQLAADCGHKKALYECGIKLCAAGDKVKSLTYLELATRRGETAAAHMRDVILESLSAANSQRALSDADKWKPRALHPRR; this comes from the exons ATGGACGCCGGGAGCCAGACCTGGCCGCCCCcggccccctcgccgccgcccttctccTCGCGTCTCCGcgcgtctccttccccgcaccgtcgccggcgccgccactccAAGAAGCAGCACAAGCCCCCGCCCGCGgagccgcccccgcccccgacgccggcgccggcgccggcgccgcagggTGCGGACTTCTCCGCGCTCCCGCCGGAGCTCGTGCACCGAGCGCTCGCGGCCTCGTGCGCCTCCGACGTCGCGGCGGCCAGCCGCGCGTGCCGCGCGTGGCGGGACGCGCTGCGGCCGCTCCGCGAGGCCGCGGTGCTGCACGCGTACGGCCGGCGCGTCAAGCACGGCCCCGTGGCGGGTGCCGCCGCTCGCGGGGTCGGGGTCGGGGGCGGAGGGCGTATCGATACGGAGAGGCAGCGCGCGCTGGGACTGTTCCAGCGGGCGGCGAGGctgggctccgcggcggcgatggtggacgCCGGGCTCATGTGctgggaggaggggcggcgggaggaggccgTGGAGTACTACCGGAGCGCCGCGGAGCTGGGGCACCCCGTCGGGATGTGCAACCTTGGGGTCTCCTACCTTGAAG CTGATCCACCCAAGGCTGAGCAAGCCATCCGATGGTTTTATCCATCTGCATCAGCAGGCAATGCTCGTGCTCAATACAACCTAGGCCTTTGCTTGCAGAATGGGAAAGGGATCAAGCGTAATCAGAAGGAAGCT GCAAAGTGGTACTTGCGAGCTGCAGAGGGAGGGAATGTACGAGCCATGTATAACATTTCCCTGTGTTACAGCTATGGTGAAGGGCTTGCACAAGATCCAGTGCGTGCTAAGAGGTGGCTGCAACTAGCGGCTGATTGTGGTCACAAGAAAGCTCTTTATGAGTGTGGTATTAAACTCTGTGCG GCAGGAGACAAGGTCAAGTCTCTCACATATTTGGAGTTGGCAACACGGCGTGGAGAAACTGCAGCTGCCCATATGAGAGACGTAATACTGGAATCACTCTCTGCTGCGAACTCACAGCGTGCCCTATCAGATGCTGATAAATGGAAACCTAGGGCTCTCCATCCAAGAAGGTGA
- the LOC120641242 gene encoding glucan endo-1,3-beta-D-glucosidase-like isoform X1, translating to MGRGAQPSAPLLLFSLGLVLLYFTAGSTVRLAEAQQKTWCIAKPSASNEILAQNLDYACSQVSCAVIQKGGPCYYPDSLVSRAAVAMNLYYAYSGRHAWNCYFNNSALVVQSDPSYGSCTYY from the exons ATGGGCAGGGGAGCTCAACCATCTGCGCCGCTCCTGCTCTTCTCCCTGGGGCTGGTGCTCCTCTACTTCACCGCAG GCAGCACCGTCCGTCTTGCGGAGGCACAG CAGAAGACGTGGTGCATCGCGAAGCCGTCGGCGTCGAACGAGATCCTGGCGCAGAACCTGGACTACGCGTGCTCCCAGGTGAGCTGCGCCGTGATCCAGAAGGGCGGGCCGTGCTACTACCCGGACAGCCTCgtctcccgcgccgccgtcgccatgaaCCTCTACTACGCCTACAGCGGCCGCCACGCCTGGAACTGCTACTTCAACAACTCCGCCCTCGTCGTCCAGTCCGACCCCA GTTACGGATCCTGCACGTACTACTGA
- the LOC120641242 gene encoding glucan endo-1,3-beta-D-glucosidase-like isoform X2 — protein sequence MGRGAQPSAPLLLFSLGLVLLYFTAGSTVRLAEAQKTWCIAKPSASNEILAQNLDYACSQVSCAVIQKGGPCYYPDSLVSRAAVAMNLYYAYSGRHAWNCYFNNSALVVQSDPSYGSCTYY from the exons ATGGGCAGGGGAGCTCAACCATCTGCGCCGCTCCTGCTCTTCTCCCTGGGGCTGGTGCTCCTCTACTTCACCGCAG GCAGCACCGTCCGTCTTGCGGAGGCACAG AAGACGTGGTGCATCGCGAAGCCGTCGGCGTCGAACGAGATCCTGGCGCAGAACCTGGACTACGCGTGCTCCCAGGTGAGCTGCGCCGTGATCCAGAAGGGCGGGCCGTGCTACTACCCGGACAGCCTCgtctcccgcgccgccgtcgccatgaaCCTCTACTACGCCTACAGCGGCCGCCACGCCTGGAACTGCTACTTCAACAACTCCGCCCTCGTCGTCCAGTCCGACCCCA GTTACGGATCCTGCACGTACTACTGA